The following are from one region of the Melioribacteraceae bacterium 4301-Me genome:
- a CDS encoding class I SAM-dependent methyltransferase produces the protein MIINKNHWYDGLFYDKLIAPNQDKSYQIVKAIITANSSVLDAGCGTGRLAFQLIDKIKKYDGIDLSKRNIKVATKKLSKNYSNRISFHHADISSFLKSNKSIYDFAVVSYVIHEINENERENILLELSEYANKIIIVDYPCSRHNVLWWYLNNTIEFAAGKTHFKNFKTYIANKGIHGLAEKTGLIIIKEILNKPITTHIAVLSKRKNGE, from the coding sequence ATGATAATAAATAAAAATCATTGGTACGATGGATTATTTTATGATAAGCTTATTGCACCAAATCAAGATAAGTCATATCAGATAGTAAAAGCAATAATTACTGCAAACTCAAGTGTACTAGATGCAGGCTGTGGCACCGGAAGATTAGCTTTTCAACTTATAGACAAAATAAAGAAATATGATGGAATTGATTTATCAAAAAGAAATATAAAAGTAGCAACTAAAAAACTTTCCAAAAATTACTCTAACAGAATATCTTTTCACCACGCTGATATCAGTTCTTTTCTAAAGTCTAATAAAAGCATTTACGATTTTGCTGTTGTTTCTTATGTTATCCATGAAATTAATGAAAACGAAAGAGAGAATATTCTACTTGAACTTTCCGAGTATGCTAATAAAATAATTATTGTTGATTATCCCTGTTCTCGCCATAACGTTCTATGGTGGTACTTGAACAATACCATAGAATTTGCTGCCGGAAAAACCCACTTTAAAAATTTTAAGACATATATTGCAAATAAAGGAATACATGGACTAGCAGAAAAAACTGGATTAATTATTATTAAAGAAATATTAAATAAACCAATTACAACTCATATTGCTGTTTTAAGTAAGAGAAAAAACGGAGAGTAA
- the mgtA gene encoding magnesium-translocating P-type ATPase: MRRSIFSKISSSAFTKAAKAPHKASENESRLIEICGLEVNEALKRLRTSPSGLSSEDAEERLEEFGFNEPAHARSYSFWADIYSRIKSPLVIQLLIIAVVSLIIGEEKSTLIVSVMVLLSVGLSYVLDRKSTKAVEALGKRVQSHVLVLRDGKEIELPMSNIVPGDIVLLHAGSIIPADLRLIHAKDFFVSQSLLTGESLPIEKKAEPSKISTNGFVFELQNACFQGTNVLSGSARGVVVNTATNTYFGSISERLTETRTETSFDKGVKSFTWLMIRFMVVMVLAVFMIVGLTKGNWIEALLFGLSIAVGLTPEMLPMIVTVNLAKGALTMSKKKVIVKQLSSIQNFGAIDILCTDKTGTLTQDKVVLERHVDITGNESRDVLQYAYLNSFYQTGLRNLIDRAILEHIELNVEGKCKLVDELPFDFQRRRMSVIVEYEGDHVLICKGAVEEIYSVCTHYQVDDEIYPLIDMIRDDLYEEVEILNNSGYRVLAIGYRDFPATKDVFTVADEKDLILLGYIAFFDPPKESAATAIAGLKNAGVKVKILTGDNSLVTKKVCKDVGLEVNRIITGEELKQLSPEEFSKTVLEYDVFAKLSPIQKEEVITSLRQSGHVVGYMGDGINDSPSLRAADVGISVDSGVDVAKESADIVLLEKSLVVLEDGIIEGRKVFANIVKYIRMGASSNFGNMFSVLGASYLFPFLPMKPIQILLNNLLYDFSQTGIPTDNVDKEIVEKPLKWNIDNIKRFMIFIGPISSIFDYATYALMWFFFGANQFLNPLLATEQKIYLEKLFQTGWFVESLLTQTLIVHIIRTKRVPFIGSMASSTMTLTTLLIMLLAAWLPYSPFANTFGLVPLPGIFWLWIFAFLFTYSLLTHNIKRWFFKKYGDN; this comes from the coding sequence ATGCGTCGTTCTATCTTTTCTAAAATTTCATCATCTGCATTTACTAAGGCAGCAAAAGCTCCACATAAAGCTTCTGAAAATGAAAGTCGTTTAATTGAAATTTGTGGATTAGAAGTTAATGAAGCACTTAAAAGATTGAGAACTAGTCCAAGTGGATTGTCATCTGAAGATGCCGAAGAACGCTTGGAGGAATTTGGTTTTAATGAGCCGGCACACGCTCGTAGTTATAGCTTTTGGGCAGATATATACAGCAGAATAAAAAGTCCATTAGTAATTCAATTATTAATAATAGCTGTCGTTTCTTTGATAATTGGCGAGGAAAAGTCAACGCTGATAGTTAGTGTGATGGTTCTGCTTAGTGTAGGCCTTTCTTACGTTTTGGATAGAAAGTCGACAAAAGCTGTAGAAGCATTAGGCAAACGTGTGCAATCTCATGTTTTGGTGTTAAGAGATGGTAAAGAGATTGAGCTTCCAATGTCTAATATAGTGCCTGGCGATATTGTTTTACTTCATGCTGGTTCAATTATACCCGCGGATTTAAGACTAATTCATGCAAAAGATTTTTTTGTTAGCCAATCACTTCTTACTGGTGAATCACTGCCTATAGAAAAGAAAGCTGAACCATCAAAAATAAGCACCAATGGCTTTGTATTTGAATTACAAAATGCTTGTTTTCAGGGTACAAATGTTTTAAGTGGGTCTGCACGCGGAGTTGTAGTAAATACAGCAACCAATACATACTTCGGTTCAATTTCAGAACGATTGACCGAAACAAGAACTGAAACGAGCTTCGATAAAGGTGTAAAGTCTTTCACTTGGCTTATGATTCGTTTTATGGTGGTTATGGTGCTTGCAGTTTTTATGATAGTCGGATTAACTAAAGGAAATTGGATTGAAGCGTTATTGTTTGGATTGTCAATTGCAGTTGGCCTAACTCCTGAAATGTTGCCTATGATTGTTACTGTTAATCTTGCTAAAGGCGCACTTACAATGTCTAAGAAGAAAGTTATTGTTAAACAGCTTTCATCAATTCAAAACTTTGGCGCTATTGATATTCTCTGCACCGATAAGACTGGTACGTTAACTCAAGATAAAGTTGTTTTAGAAAGACATGTTGATATAACGGGCAACGAAAGTCGTGATGTATTGCAATATGCTTATTTAAATAGTTTTTATCAGACTGGTCTGCGAAATTTAATAGACCGTGCTATACTTGAACACATTGAACTTAATGTTGAAGGTAAATGCAAACTGGTTGATGAACTGCCATTTGATTTCCAAAGACGCAGAATGTCAGTTATAGTAGAATATGAAGGAGACCATGTTCTTATTTGTAAAGGTGCTGTAGAAGAAATCTATTCAGTCTGTACCCACTATCAGGTAGATGATGAAATTTATCCTCTCATTGATATGATACGAGATGATTTATATGAAGAAGTTGAAATACTAAACAATAGCGGCTATCGTGTATTGGCTATTGGTTACCGAGATTTTCCAGCTACTAAAGATGTGTTTACAGTTGCTGATGAAAAGGATTTAATTTTGCTCGGCTATATAGCCTTCTTTGACCCGCCGAAAGAATCCGCTGCTACTGCAATAGCTGGACTTAAAAATGCAGGAGTTAAAGTTAAAATATTAACAGGTGATAATTCACTTGTTACAAAAAAAGTTTGTAAAGATGTAGGATTAGAAGTGAACCGCATAATTACCGGCGAAGAACTTAAACAACTTTCTCCAGAGGAATTTTCTAAAACGGTATTAGAGTATGATGTGTTTGCAAAACTTTCACCCATTCAAAAAGAAGAAGTTATAACTTCGTTAAGACAATCGGGACATGTTGTTGGCTACATGGGCGATGGAATTAACGATTCCCCCTCGTTGCGAGCTGCTGATGTAGGAATTTCTGTCGACTCCGGCGTTGATGTGGCTAAAGAATCTGCTGATATTGTATTACTCGAAAAAAGCCTGGTAGTACTTGAAGATGGCATTATTGAAGGAAGAAAAGTTTTTGCAAATATAGTGAAGTATATCCGAATGGGTGCTAGTTCGAATTTTGGAAATATGTTCAGTGTGCTGGGCGCTAGTTATCTATTTCCATTTTTGCCAATGAAACCAATTCAAATTCTGTTAAATAATTTGCTTTATGATTTCTCACAGACCGGCATACCAACTGATAACGTAGACAAAGAAATTGTTGAAAAACCCCTAAAATGGAACATAGACAACATTAAACGGTTTATGATATTTATCGGTCCAATAAGTTCTATCTTTGATTATGCAACTTATGCATTGATGTGGTTTTTCTTTGGCGCTAACCAGTTTTTAAATCCTCTTTTAGCTACCGAACAAAAAATATATTTAGAGAAACTATTTCAAACCGGCTGGTTTGTGGAATCCTTATTAACTCAAACATTAATTGTACATATAATCCGTACAAAGCGAGTCCCTTTTATTGGAAGCATGGCTTCATCAACTATGACTTTAACTACCCTGCTTATAATGCTGCTTGCCGCATGGCTTCCTTATTCACCATTTGCAAATACATTTGGATTAGTTCCACTGCCGGGAATTTTTTGGTTGTGGATTTTTGCATTCTTATTTACTTATAGTTTATTAACACATAATATTAAACGATGGTTCTTTAAAAAATACGGAGATAATTAA
- a CDS encoding PTS sugar transporter subunit IIA, with product MDSLLDALQEGRLIELPDNDKFDSLQFLAHIIEAIPSVPNGTDVEGLVLAREKNTNTALGKGFACPHARVPYDEDLICSVGWSPTGIDYGAPDNIPVHIIIMYLVPDNQRNHYLKEISLLAKALQKNSNIELLRTAKDLNVVRNYLLDLVSSSKDMVGFEARARMIQLETRDTQAQQKIKQLSDVLIEPVTIVYGLNQRPIVLCQNKELVELLDKSTQLIESINTKGFYEQNGWRIIKRNSSDYQANRSMLECIAVKLVVKN from the coding sequence ATGGATAGTTTATTAGATGCTCTGCAGGAAGGTCGATTAATTGAACTGCCGGATAACGACAAGTTCGATTCACTTCAATTCTTAGCCCATATTATCGAGGCTATTCCTTCAGTACCGAACGGGACTGACGTAGAGGGACTTGTGCTTGCAAGAGAAAAAAATACAAATACCGCATTAGGAAAAGGTTTTGCATGCCCTCATGCTCGTGTTCCTTATGATGAAGATTTAATCTGTTCTGTTGGCTGGAGTCCCACCGGCATAGATTACGGGGCACCCGATAACATTCCAGTACATATTATTATTATGTACTTGGTACCCGATAACCAACGAAATCACTACTTAAAAGAAATTTCATTATTAGCTAAAGCTCTTCAAAAAAATAGTAATATTGAACTGCTGCGAACGGCAAAAGATTTAAACGTTGTTCGAAATTATTTGCTCGATTTAGTTAGTAGTTCAAAAGATATGGTTGGATTTGAAGCACGCGCAAGGATGATTCAACTTGAAACTCGCGATACTCAAGCTCAACAAAAAATTAAACAGCTTTCCGATGTACTTATCGAGCCTGTCACTATTGTATATGGATTGAACCAAAGACCTATAGTGCTTTGCCAAAATAAGGAATTGGTTGAACTGTTGGATAAGTCAACACAGCTTATCGAATCGATTAATACTAAAGGGTTTTATGAGCAAAATGGTTGGCGAATTATCAAAAGAAATTCTTCGGATTACCAAGCTAATAGGTCTATGCTCGAATGTATCGCTGTAAAGTTGGTAGTAAAAAATTAG
- a CDS encoding sensor histidine kinase, which produces MISLKEFKSYHFQLYHVIILILIVILSQVMLAYINVRSVDNVVNKSIELYRWDTAERLADLATTSLELLLQPTFNSPNATSEFRTSTSEALDFTLSQQILQKNVEDICLLFKTSDNKIIDIDQGSDLFDYLTKGLLPKSTSTKKREKAKEWFNKSQNTLFKMESIATLKEGTHTFHILVPFSKHGEVLGAVYLKVSPDFKNITKAVASSYDQSGALISAVILLSLLAMFSITTFLVKDRDMAQYQLFKHKEKELKERIESQKESFFTKKIYHAHHKAEKIVGFIKEDLRNLTHENLETVRIRLSKYSGFMGRVIYDMKTYNPPINVIRNSTFNTNINSVIEFIVNNIFKRVYKEGNQCTFNLMLMENLPSININEYVVWQILEPLIQNSIDHNQKKNIVIEIKTTFDEQLNKINIYISDNGSGIAPYLLETNENGIKKIFLENSTTKNSLGHAGYGCYIAYEICKLCGWTLDAYNTNQGAVFFITAV; this is translated from the coding sequence ATGATATCACTAAAAGAGTTTAAATCATATCATTTTCAGCTCTACCATGTTATAATTTTAATATTAATTGTTATTCTTTCACAAGTAATGTTGGCTTATATAAATGTAAGGTCGGTAGATAATGTTGTAAACAAGTCAATAGAATTGTACAGATGGGATACAGCAGAACGTTTAGCTGATTTGGCAACAACCTCGCTGGAACTTTTACTTCAACCTACTTTCAATTCGCCTAATGCAACATCGGAATTTCGCACTTCTACTTCCGAAGCACTTGATTTTACTTTAAGTCAACAAATATTGCAAAAAAATGTAGAGGATATTTGTTTGTTGTTCAAAACATCCGACAATAAAATTATCGATATTGACCAAGGTAGCGATCTTTTTGATTATTTAACAAAAGGATTACTGCCTAAGTCTACGTCAACAAAAAAACGAGAAAAAGCAAAGGAATGGTTTAATAAATCTCAAAATACACTCTTTAAAATGGAATCTATAGCTACATTAAAAGAGGGGACGCATACGTTCCATATATTAGTCCCTTTTTCGAAACACGGAGAGGTTCTTGGTGCTGTTTATTTGAAAGTATCGCCCGATTTTAAAAATATTACTAAGGCTGTTGCTAGCTCTTACGATCAAAGTGGTGCTTTAATTTCTGCAGTAATACTTCTCAGCCTACTTGCTATGTTTTCAATTACTACATTTCTTGTTAAGGACAGAGATATGGCTCAATATCAGTTGTTCAAGCATAAAGAAAAAGAACTTAAGGAGAGAATAGAAAGTCAAAAAGAATCATTCTTTACTAAAAAAATATATCATGCCCATCACAAGGCAGAAAAAATTGTAGGCTTTATTAAAGAAGATTTACGCAACCTCACCCACGAAAACTTAGAAACAGTCCGTATTCGTTTGTCAAAATATTCAGGCTTTATGGGAAGAGTTATTTACGATATGAAAACTTATAACCCGCCAATAAATGTTATAAGAAACTCAACATTTAACACGAATATCAATTCAGTTATAGAATTTATTGTTAATAATATTTTTAAGAGAGTATATAAAGAAGGCAATCAGTGTACATTTAATCTTATGCTGATGGAAAATCTTCCTTCAATTAATATTAATGAGTATGTAGTATGGCAGATTTTGGAACCGTTAATTCAAAACAGCATCGACCATAATCAAAAGAAAAATATTGTTATTGAAATTAAGACAACTTTTGATGAGCAACTAAATAAAATAAACATTTACATTTCGGATAACGGCTCGGGGATTGCGCCTTATTTATTAGAGACAAATGAGAACGGCATAAAAAAAATTTTTCTTGAAAATTCAACCACTAAAAATTCCTTAGGTCACGCAGGATATGGTTGTTATATTGCTTATGAAATTTGTAAACTTTGTGGTTGGACTTTAGATGCTTACAACACAAATCAAGGGGCGGTATTTTTCATTACCGCTGTTTAA
- a CDS encoding DUF190 domain-containing protein: MEIKGEAKLIRIFVGETDLIQHMPVYEKIVQEARKAQLAGATVFKGVMGFGKSSRIHAAKILRLSEDMPMVIEIVDEYEKVEKFLPILHNIFEEANCGGLITIEKAEIIKYVVGNNK, translated from the coding sequence ATGGAAATTAAAGGGGAAGCAAAGCTAATCCGTATTTTTGTAGGCGAAACAGATTTAATTCAGCACATGCCAGTTTACGAAAAAATTGTTCAAGAGGCTCGTAAAGCACAGCTTGCAGGTGCTACAGTGTTTAAAGGCGTAATGGGATTTGGAAAATCAAGCAGAATTCATGCTGCAAAAATATTAAGACTTTCGGAGGACATGCCAATGGTAATTGAAATAGTCGATGAGTATGAAAAAGTTGAAAAATTTTTGCCAATCCTTCACAATATTTTCGAAGAAGCAAATTGTGGCGGATTAATCACAATCGAAAAAGCTGAAATTATTAAATATGTTGTAGGCAATAACAAATAG
- a CDS encoding extracellular solute-binding protein, protein MSELNINAAEQFFSEKKTQSWIVYLLIFIAIILSFIFYFFPFKNIYENNNTVKKIYFADVITQSHLEIIKRFNNKYKGKIEVIPIDFGYEKFTTNKRKELITRAMRSQSSRIDVYSIDQIWIPRFVKWAEPLGNYFSSDELSQIIKPVLKTCEYNDTLFAVPLFMDLGILYYRKDIINKLPNGEKIEQTINNGGSWEELLSIHKQLNSKYLYVFQGKPYEGLICNFLELTKGNNVNVEMGDFSNLINPRTEKCLQFFVDLINKYHIVPKEVVNFEEAESFKYAVKNDVPFFRGWQNMYRIVNLTKEESEKLRFLRKAPPLHFDGNESYSTIGGWNLMLSKYSQEKEAAITFIKYATSKEAQEILFSFGEYLPINKNFYEDDSLLAKYPTLRFYKALLKKIIQRPSLEDYTKISDIIAGNVNAALKKELSAAEALSKSKREIDAMLQLEK, encoded by the coding sequence ATGAGTGAATTAAACATTAATGCAGCTGAACAATTTTTCTCAGAAAAGAAAACTCAAAGTTGGATAGTATACTTGCTCATATTTATTGCAATAATACTTTCCTTTATTTTTTACTTTTTTCCATTTAAGAATATTTATGAAAATAATAACACTGTAAAAAAAATTTATTTTGCCGATGTTATTACACAATCACATCTTGAAATAATTAAACGGTTTAACAATAAATACAAAGGGAAAATTGAAGTAATACCAATCGATTTCGGCTACGAAAAGTTTACTACAAACAAAAGAAAAGAGTTAATTACGCGAGCAATGAGAAGTCAAAGCAGCAGAATTGATGTTTATTCAATTGACCAAATTTGGATTCCTCGTTTTGTTAAATGGGCTGAACCTCTTGGTAATTATTTTTCCTCAGATGAATTATCACAAATAATTAAACCCGTACTTAAGACTTGCGAATATAACGACACATTATTTGCTGTTCCTCTTTTTATGGATTTAGGAATATTATACTACAGAAAAGATATAATTAACAAACTTCCAAATGGTGAAAAAATTGAGCAGACAATTAATAACGGTGGCAGTTGGGAAGAGTTACTCTCAATACATAAACAACTTAACTCAAAATATCTTTATGTTTTTCAAGGGAAACCATATGAGGGCTTAATATGTAATTTTTTAGAGTTAACTAAAGGAAATAATGTTAATGTTGAGATGGGAGATTTTAGCAATCTTATCAATCCAAGAACAGAAAAATGTTTACAATTTTTCGTTGACCTTATCAACAAATATCATATAGTGCCAAAAGAAGTGGTTAATTTTGAGGAAGCCGAATCGTTTAAGTATGCGGTCAAAAACGACGTTCCATTTTTTAGAGGTTGGCAAAATATGTATCGAATTGTAAATCTTACAAAGGAAGAATCGGAAAAACTTCGTTTTCTTCGCAAAGCACCACCTTTGCATTTTGATGGCAATGAATCTTATTCTACAATTGGCGGCTGGAATTTAATGCTTTCTAAATATTCTCAGGAAAAGGAAGCTGCAATTACTTTTATAAAATATGCAACATCGAAGGAAGCACAGGAAATTCTTTTTTCATTTGGAGAATATTTGCCTATCAATAAAAACTTTTATGAAGATGATAGTCTTTTAGCTAAATATCCTACTCTAAGATTTTACAAGGCCCTTTTGAAAAAAATAATTCAGCGTCCTTCACTTGAAGATTACACAAAAATCTCGGATATAATTGCTGGCAATGTAAACGCTGCTTTAAAAAAAGAATTATCTGCAGCCGAAGCTCTTTCAAAATCTAAAAGGGAAATTGATGCAATGCTTCAGTTGGAAAAATAA
- a CDS encoding putative manganese transporter, with product METLLRLLQETVQISLLVAIMMILVDLLNVFSRRKLESFFKNANKFRQYFFASLIGTIPGCVGGFTNVSLYIHGIISFGALAGSMVAVSGDEAFVMLAMFPKKAIILFAVLFIIGIFSGWLIDAFVKKYKIATCENCEEMVVHGHEANIKHYFIEHIYGHIIKKHLWKIALWTFGALAIIEFGLQYLHLDKFTSQYKIVFLFVGALVGLIPESGPHLIFVTLFAEGLIPFSVLLTSSIVQDGHGMIPMLSYSLSDSIKLKFFNFVIGITIGLLLFIIGF from the coding sequence ATGGAAACTTTGTTAAGATTACTTCAGGAGACAGTCCAAATCTCGTTACTTGTCGCTATTATGATGATTCTCGTTGACTTACTAAATGTCTTTTCCAGAAGAAAATTAGAATCGTTTTTTAAAAACGCTAATAAGTTCCGCCAATACTTCTTCGCATCTCTAATAGGAACAATTCCTGGTTGTGTCGGCGGATTTACTAACGTTTCACTTTATATTCATGGCATAATTAGTTTCGGCGCACTTGCAGGTTCTATGGTTGCTGTATCTGGCGACGAGGCTTTTGTAATGCTTGCGATGTTTCCTAAAAAAGCTATAATTCTTTTTGCTGTTTTGTTCATAATTGGAATTTTTAGCGGATGGCTAATTGATGCTTTTGTTAAAAAATACAAAATAGCAACATGTGAAAATTGTGAAGAAATGGTAGTGCACGGCCATGAAGCAAATATAAAGCATTATTTTATAGAACACATTTACGGACATATCATAAAGAAACATCTTTGGAAAATTGCGCTTTGGACTTTCGGTGCGCTTGCTATTATTGAATTTGGACTTCAATACTTACACTTGGATAAGTTCACATCCCAATATAAAATTGTTTTCCTCTTTGTGGGGGCTTTAGTTGGATTAATTCCTGAATCAGGGCCACATTTAATCTTTGTTACACTTTTTGCAGAAGGACTTATACCATTTTCCGTGCTTTTAACAAGTTCTATTGTTCAAGATGGACATGGAATGATTCCAATGTTATCTTATTCTCTATCTGACAGCATTAAACTAAAGTTTTTTAATTTTGTTATTGGAATAACAATCGGCTTACTGCTTTTTATAATTGGATTTTAA
- a CDS encoding ATP-binding cassette domain-containing protein yields the protein MHTLRLFNIRKVFAKREVVKGINIEIKQGEVVDLPGPNGTGKTTTFQSNKK from the coding sequence ATGCATACACTTCGTTTATTCAACATTAGAAAAGTGTTCGCAAAAAGAGAAGTTGTTAAAGGAATAAATATCGAGATTAAACAAGGAGAAGTTGTTGATTTACCTGGACCAAACGGTACAGGCAAAACAACCACATTTCAATCAAACAAAAAATGA
- the crcB gene encoding fluoride efflux transporter CrcB yields MQNYTLVFIGAGLGGMLRYWMSSFVYKFLPQNFPYGTLSVNILGSFLIGLIMFYFNENRLINPEIRTFLTIGFCGGLTTFSTFSYETITMLKDREFFFASMNILANVLLTLVVLFISYKISKVLS; encoded by the coding sequence TTGCAAAACTATACATTAGTATTTATAGGTGCTGGATTAGGCGGGATGCTGCGCTATTGGATGTCCAGTTTCGTCTATAAATTCCTCCCGCAAAATTTCCCTTACGGTACTTTGTCCGTAAATATATTGGGCAGCTTCTTAATTGGATTGATAATGTTTTATTTCAATGAGAATAGACTAATCAATCCAGAGATAAGAACTTTTCTTACTATTGGTTTTTGTGGTGGACTTACTACATTCTCTACCTTTTCTTACGAAACGATTACAATGCTTAAGGATAGAGAATTTTTCTTTGCAAGCATGAATATTTTAGCTAATGTGTTACTTACTTTAGTCGTTTTGTTTATTTCATACAAAATTTCTAAGGTGTTAAGTTAA